CATCAGTTgcaacctccatctcctttgTTGCACCCGTGATGACGGTGGGctcaaagaagaagccatctGTACCTGGCGGTTTGCCGCCAGCTCTCAAGACCGCCCCCTTTGAAACGGCGTCTTTTACCTGGTGCGCTATCTTGTTCACGGCTGCGGCGTTGACGAGGGGCCCGAGGGTCGTGCCTTGCTCAATGCCCTTACCAAGAGAAAGCTTACCCACACGCTCCACGAGCTTAGCTGTAAATGTTTCCACGACCGAGCTTTGCACGTATATCCGGTTGGCACACTGTGTCAATGTTAGCCGAATCAagggccttgggctggaTGAACATACCACGCACGTTTGGCCGGCGCACCTAAACTTGGCAATCAAGGCCCCTTGTACTGCGCAGTCCAGGTTCGCGTCCTCAAACACGATCAAAGGCGCATTTCCACCTAATTCCATGCTCACTCTCTTCATGGTCCCAGCCGCCAGTTTTGTGAGCATCTTGCCTACTCCTGTGGATCCGGTAAAGCTCAGCTTCTTAACCTTGGGGTTCGTTGCCAACTCAAGAGATGCCTGTCGATCCTTTGTGGGAACCACGTGAATAATGGACTCTGGGATGCCAGCTTTGACAGCTAGTTTTGCCAACGAGATAGCGCTGAACGGTGTCTCGCTTGGTGGCTTTATCACCACAGAGCATCCAGCGGCGAACGCAGGGGCAATTTTCCTGGTGATCATAGCAGCTGGAAAGTTCCACGGCGTTATAATACCGCACACTCCCACAGGTTCCTTGAATGTGAGCACAGTGGTGTCGTGGAATGACGAGGGAATCGTCTCGCCATAGGCCCGGGTGGCTTCTTCGGCAAACCAGGAGACATACGAGGCTGCCATCTTGACTTcgccttgagcttcagcCAGGGTCTTTCCATTTTCCAGAGAGAGAATCACAGCCACTACGAATGAACAGGCGGTCAGTAAGAGAAGCCAATGCAGTGTCACCATTTTGTCCCACTTACAATCATCGGCATTTTCAAGGATCTCCTCGTACCATGCCCTAAGGAGGTTTCCTCTCTCATTAGCTGTCGTTGAGGACCAAAACCGTCGGTATCCTTTATCAGCTACATCAATAGCATCGACAAAGTCTTGATGCCCAAAATCAGAGCATTGCCGAAGCACTTTGCCAGACGACGGCTCGTAGACGGGGAAGGATTTGCCGTTTGATGGGGTTTTCCATGACCCTGCGACTAGGCCACGAGTATCGAAGAGGTCTTTGTTTGCGATGGGGATAGGGATACCATATCCGTCATCTTTGGTAAAAGTATTGGGGTTCATGGTGATCTCTTGCTTATTCGAAACGCCTCTAGGCTCACGATGTTATGTTGACCTGTCctgtcttcttctccccaCTTGTCTTATTTCTATCACACGCAGGGCTACCTTTCGGCATTGACGAGACGCTCAATTCCGTTGACTAAACCAAGGTCAATGAACGGACAGATCCGGCAGTGGACAACCCCGACTCGGTTGGGCATAGCTAAACGAACGGCAAGCTGGAGCGGACAAGGCCGACCCCCCAGCCACGGGCAAATCCGACATTTCCAAGAGAAGCTGTCTGCACCCCGCATGCCTCGGAAACAGTCTTTTCAGAGCGGTGGTCCTGACTCATGCGCAAGGATGATCAAGTCCCGACCTGATTCCTCTTGTGGCGAACCTGCAGAAAGTGGGTGCCATGCATGCATGTTCACGAGAGCGATGTATCATCCTCGCCAGTGTCGTTTGTTCCAGTTCCCCCGTTAGCTCAAGATTGTACCATAAACAACAGCAAGGAGCACATCCGTCAACAACGACGATACTACCCAATAGCTATGACTGCAGCGAAATTCTCGTTGGCCTGGACCCTAGGAATCGTGGAATTTGCTCTGTGTTCCTGTTCTGCAGTTATTAGCTGGTACTGGGGAGTAGAAGTCTCTCGTCCAACGTAGGCGTGCCAATCCCTCGCGGATTCAGGTGAATGCGGTTCAGTATCTAGTAATATGACTTCTTCATGCAATACAACCTGCTTCATATTCATTTCGATTGCAGTTGCTATCAATGCTATTCCGGCATATGCCTCTGAATCTTGATATCTGCTTGGCTACCGGTCGTCCCGTACTATAACCAATCAAGAGGCATGGAATGATACGAGTTCAGCCCACCATGCTCTTCCCTCACAGCGTGTACCTGTACAATGGTGATCGATCACCCATCGCATCCAGCTCCTCGGGAGTGTACTTCGCAAACACTTCCTCCTCCGTCATCTTGGCCCTCTGGGTGTTGATGTACTTGTACAGAGCCTCAACCACGAGACAGGCTAGAACACCAGCTGCAACAAAACCCAAGCTCGATCCGAAACCTGTGGGGTacttgggcttctcgctGTCGATGTAGATGAAACCGCCGATGATGCCTCCAACATTGCCAATGCACAGCATAAAGGCAATGCCCATAGCCCGCTTAGAGGGGCCGGCCAGGTTGTTCAGGTTCCACGCGTTACCACAGGGATTGATGGGGTACAGACCCAGACACGCTAGACAGATGCTGAAATAGCAGGCGGGGACATTGTTCATGATATCGCCAGCCATAGCAAAGAGGACCGAGTATGCCACGATAACGACGAGCTGCGGACCAACAATAAACGGCATACGCCAGCTGAAGCGGTCGGCGAACCAAGAAGAAACGAATGCGGATATAGCGCCGATGATGTAAGGAGGGATAGTCAGGAGTTGCGCGCGAGTCGCTTCAAAGCCCATGTTGCGGACAATCTGCGGCATGGTGAATTTGAGGGCGTTATTTGGCACTGTGTTGGACCAGTAGATGATTCCATGCATCCAGATCTGCCAGTCACAGAGGACACTGATCAGCGCCTTGCGAGTGTCAGACCCGCTGCCCTCGCTCTTAGCACGCGCCATAGCTCGTCGAGACGGATCTGCGCGCTGGCGAAGTTCCAGATAGCGAATCTCATCAGGCTCAAGCCATCCGCTCGATAACGCGGGCGAGTCAATGAGCCAGAAGTAGGTGAGCACTCCGAGCAGGACCGTGACGATTccctcgaggaggaagatcCAGCGCCACCCCTCCAAACCACCGACGCCGTCCATCTGGGCGATACCGGCCGCGAGCATTCCGCTAAAAGCGCCGGCCAGAGCAGAAGCCGTATAGAAAACCGCGATACGGGTTTGCGTCTCGTTGGGGAGGTACCAtttggagatgatgaggattGAACCGGGGAAGAAACCAGACTCTGCATGAGACTCTTTTGTTAGCTCTCTACTCT
This region of Fusarium keratoplasticum isolate Fu6.1 chromosome 7, whole genome shotgun sequence genomic DNA includes:
- a CDS encoding Aldedh domain-containing protein: MNPNTFTKDDGYGIPIPIANKDLFDTRGLVAGSWKTPSNGKSFPVYEPSSGKVLRQCSDFGHQDFVDAIDVADKGYRRFWSSTTANERGNLLRAWYEEILENADDLAVILSLENGKTLAEAQGEVKMAASYVSWFAEEATRAYGETIPSSFHDTTVLTFKEPVGVCGIITPWNFPAAMITRKIAPAFAAGCSVVIKPPSETPFSAISLAKLAVKAGIPESIIHVVPTKDRQASLELATNPKVKKLSFTGSTGVGKMLTKLAAGTMKRVSMELGGNAPLIVFEDANLDCAVQGALIAKFRCAGQTCVCANRIYVQSSVVETFTAKLVERVGKLSLGKGIEQGTTLGPLVNAAAVNKIAHQVKDAVSKGAVLRAGGKPPGTDGFFFEPTVITGATKEMEVATDETFGPLAAIFSFETEEEVIALANDTEFGLAGYFFSKDIGRVMRVARQLECGMVGVNTGIMTACESPFGGIKESGVGIEGSKYGLAEYQSVKGVTIGNLNDY
- a CDS encoding MFS domain-containing protein — translated: MSPPDQTAKIGDLPGQVSNKLSYAHEEGDWDEASGLTHEELAFVREFPEDKKKKVLWKVDVRLVPFLTLLYLFAYIDRANIGNAKIEGLVEDLGMTDDQYRICLSIFYVPYILFEIPSNHYLNKMKRPSIYISAIVIAWGLVMTFSGLTQNFGGLLAIRLLLGATESHAESGFFPGSILIISKWYLPNETQTRIAVFYTASALAGAFSGMLAAGIAQMDGVGGLEGWRWIFLLEGIVTVLLGVLTYFWLIDSPALSSGWLEPDEIRYLELRQRADPSRRAMARAKSEGSGSDTRKALISVLCDWQIWMHGIIYWSNTVPNNALKFTMPQIVRNMGFEATRAQLLTIPPYIIGAISAFVSSWFADRFSWRMPFIVGPQLVVIVAYSVLFAMAGDIMNNVPACYFSICLACLGLYPINPCGNAWNLNNLAGPSKRAMGIAFMLCIGNVGGIIGGFIYIDSEKPKYPTGFGSSLGFVAAGVLACLVVEALYKYINTQRAKMTEEEVFAKYTPEELDAMGDRSPLYRYTL